A single region of the Ciconia boyciana chromosome 13, ASM3463844v1, whole genome shotgun sequence genome encodes:
- the DRG2 gene encoding developmentally-regulated GTP-binding protein 2 isoform X1, whose amino-acid sequence MGILEKISEIEKEIARTQKNKATEYHLGLLKAKLAKYRAQLLEPSKSSAAKGEGFDVMKSGDARVALIGFPSVGKSTFLSLMTSTASEAASYEFTTLTCIPGVIEYKGANIQLLDLPGIIEGAAQGKGRGRQVIAVARTADVVIMMLDATKGEVQRALLEKELESVGIRLNKSKPNIYFKPKKGGGISFNSTVTLTQCSEKLVQLILHEYKIFNAEVLFREDCSPDEFIDVIVGNRVYMPCLYVYNKIDQISMEEVDRLARRPHSVVISCGMKLNLDYLLEKLWEYLALTCIYTKKRGQRPDFTDAIILRKGASVEHVCHRIHRSLASQFKYALVWGTSTKYSPQRVGLTHMMEHEDVIQIVKK is encoded by the exons aTGGGCATCCTGGAGAAGATCTCCGAGATCGAGAAGGAGATCGCCCGCACGCAGAAGAACAAAG CCACTGAGTACCACCTCGGCCTGCTGAAGGCAAAGCTTGCAAAATACAGAGCTCAGTTGCTAGAACCCTCCAAATCCTCGGCCGCTAAAGGAGAAGGCTTCGATGTGATGAAATCTGGAGATGCCCGGGTGGCACTGATCGGTTTTCCTTCTGTGGGTAAG TCCACGTTTTTGAGTTTAATGACCTCAACTGCCAGTGAAGCTGCGTCTTACGAGTTCACAACCCTGACGTGTATCCCAGGAGTCATAGAA tacaAAGGAGCCAATATTCAGCTGCTGGATCTGCCTGGAATCATCGAAGGAGCAGCACAAG GGAAGGGCAGAGGTCGGCAGGTGATAGCTGTGGCCAGGACAGCAGATGTCGTCATTATGATGCTGGATGCCACGAAGGGTGAAGTCCAGAG GGCCTTGCTGGAGAAAGAACTGGAATCTGTAGGAATCCGgctgaacaaaagcaaaccaaatatCTACTTCAAG CCGAAGAAGGGTGGAGGTATCTCCTTCAACTCAACTGTCACGTTGACTCAGTGCTCCGAGAAGTTGGTGCAGCTCATCCTCCATGAATATA AAATCTTCAATGCTGAGGTCCTCTTCCGAGAGGATTGTTCCCCTGATGAGTTCATTGACGTGATTGTAGGCAACAGGGTCTACATGCCGTGCCTCTAC GTTTATAACAAGATTGACCAGATATCTATGGAGGAGGTGGATCGTCTTGCTCGGAGACCCCACAGTGTTGTAATCAG CTGTGGCATGAAGCTGAACCTGGACTACTTGCTGGAGAAGCTCTGGGAATACCTGGCACTTACCTGCATCTACACCAAGAAACGAGGAC AGAGACCAGACTTTACAGATGCCATTATTCTACGGAAAGGGGCCTCTGTGGAGCATGTG TGCCATCGAATTCACAGATCATTAGCCAGCCAGTTCAAATATGCCTTGGTGTGG GGGACAAGCACAAAATACAGCCCTCAGAGAGTGGGCTTAACTCATATGATGGAGCATGAAGATGTCATTCAGATCGTAAAGAAGTAA
- the DRG2 gene encoding developmentally-regulated GTP-binding protein 2 isoform X2 has protein sequence MGILEKISEIEKEIARTQKNKATEYHLGLLKAKLAKYRAQLLEPSKSSAAKGEGFDVMKSGDARVALIGFPSVGKSTFLSLMTSTASEAASYEFTTLTCIPGVIEYKGANIQLLDLPGIIEGAAQGKGRGRQVIAVARTADVVIMMLDATKGEVQRALLEKELESVGIRLNKSKPNIYFKPKKGGGISFNSTVTLTQCSEKLVQLILHEYKIFNAEVLFREDCSPDEFIDVIVGNRVYMPCLYVYNKIDQISMEEVDRLARRPHSVVISCGMKLNLDYLLEKLWEYLALTCIYTKKRGLPSNSQIISQPVQICLGVGDKHKIQPSESGLNSYDGA, from the exons aTGGGCATCCTGGAGAAGATCTCCGAGATCGAGAAGGAGATCGCCCGCACGCAGAAGAACAAAG CCACTGAGTACCACCTCGGCCTGCTGAAGGCAAAGCTTGCAAAATACAGAGCTCAGTTGCTAGAACCCTCCAAATCCTCGGCCGCTAAAGGAGAAGGCTTCGATGTGATGAAATCTGGAGATGCCCGGGTGGCACTGATCGGTTTTCCTTCTGTGGGTAAG TCCACGTTTTTGAGTTTAATGACCTCAACTGCCAGTGAAGCTGCGTCTTACGAGTTCACAACCCTGACGTGTATCCCAGGAGTCATAGAA tacaAAGGAGCCAATATTCAGCTGCTGGATCTGCCTGGAATCATCGAAGGAGCAGCACAAG GGAAGGGCAGAGGTCGGCAGGTGATAGCTGTGGCCAGGACAGCAGATGTCGTCATTATGATGCTGGATGCCACGAAGGGTGAAGTCCAGAG GGCCTTGCTGGAGAAAGAACTGGAATCTGTAGGAATCCGgctgaacaaaagcaaaccaaatatCTACTTCAAG CCGAAGAAGGGTGGAGGTATCTCCTTCAACTCAACTGTCACGTTGACTCAGTGCTCCGAGAAGTTGGTGCAGCTCATCCTCCATGAATATA AAATCTTCAATGCTGAGGTCCTCTTCCGAGAGGATTGTTCCCCTGATGAGTTCATTGACGTGATTGTAGGCAACAGGGTCTACATGCCGTGCCTCTAC GTTTATAACAAGATTGACCAGATATCTATGGAGGAGGTGGATCGTCTTGCTCGGAGACCCCACAGTGTTGTAATCAG CTGTGGCATGAAGCTGAACCTGGACTACTTGCTGGAGAAGCTCTGGGAATACCTGGCACTTACCTGCATCTACACCAAGAAACGAGGAC TGCCATCGAATTCACAGATCATTAGCCAGCCAGTTCAAATATGCCTTGGTGTGG GGGACAAGCACAAAATACAGCCCTCAGAGAGTGGGCTTAACTCATATGATGGAGCATGA
- the GID4 gene encoding glucose-induced degradation protein 4 homolog → MPVRSERCRAGGAAGSASSPPSGAAASSLVPPPPINTAQPGVATSLLYSGAKFRGQQRSKGNAYEVEVVMQHVDMENSYLCGYLKIKGLTEEYPTLTTFFEGEIISKKHPFLTRKWDADEDVDRKHWGKFQAFYQYAKTFNSDDFDYEDLKNGDYVFMRWKEQFLVPDHTIKDISGASFAGFYYICFQKSAASIEGYYYHRSSEWYQSLNLTHVPEHSAPIYEFR, encoded by the exons ATGCCGGTGCGGAGCGAGCGGTGccgcgcgggcggggcggcgggctcGGCCTCTTCGCCGCCCTCCGGGGCGGCCGCCAGCAGCCTGGTGCCGCCGCCCCCCATCAACACGGCGCAGCCCGGCGTGGCCACCTCGCTGCTCTACAGCGGCGCCAAGTTCCGCGGGCAGCAGCGCAGCAAGGGCAATGCCTACGAGGTGGAGGTCGTCATGCAG CATGTGGATATGGAAAACTCCTATCTCTGTGGATACTTGAAGATTAAAGGCCTTACAGAG GAGTACCCAACCCTCACCACTTTCTTTGAAGGGGAAATAATCAGTAAAAAGCACCCTTTCTTAACGCGCAAGTGGGATGCTGACGAAGATGTGGATCGTAAACACTGG ggGAAGTTCCAGGCTTTTTACCAGTATGCAAAAACATTTAACTCTGATGACTTTGATTATGAGGATCTGAAAAATGGGGACTATGTCTTCATGAGATGGAAG GAACAGTTCCTAGTCCCAGATCACACTATCAAAGACATCAGTGGTGCTTCCTTTGCTGGTTTCTATTACATCTGCTTCCAGAAGTCAGCAGCATCTATAGAGGGCTATTACTACCATAGGAGTTCAGAATG gtaTCAGTCATTGAATTTAACTCACGTTCCTGAGCACAGCGCTCCTATCTACGAATTCCGATGA